GCCGCCGGTGAAGCGCTCCAGCACCGAGCGCACGGCGTCGCGGGTCTTGCGATCCTTGACGGCGTCGAGCAGCGGGGCCGCGCCCGGCGAGCGCCGGATCAGGCTTTCCGGATCCGGAAAGATCAGGGGATCGTCCCATGGCCCCTGCACCACGAACGGCAATTCGAAGCTCGAGGCGGCATTCGGCGCCGAGACCAGACTGGCGATGCCCTTCATGTCGTATTCGCGCGCCGGCACCGAAGCGGTGCCGGTCAGGGTCAGGCGCGCCGCCGGGCCTTCGACGCGGATATCCTCGGCAGTGGCGATCCCGTCGCTGAATTTCACCGCGATGGTCAGCTTGTCGTAGGGCGTCGAGCCGGAGCGGAAATTGCCGGCGCCGGACAGCGGCCGGCGCTCCAGCCGCTTCAACAGTTGCTCGGCATTGAAGCCGGCGATGGCGCCGTCGTGGCCGGTGAGGGTGGCGGTGCCGTCGAGCGATTGGGCGAGGCCGAACGGGCTCGCGCCCGAGGCCACCAGCGAGACGTTGAGGTTGCCGCGGCCGGATAGTTTGGTGACGCCGAACAATTCGGATGCACAGGCCTGCAGATCGACGTCGATGAACTGGAACTGGGCCTTGACGTCGGCGACGGCGTCGGAGCGAGAGATTCCGAACGAGCCCCTGGCGATGCCGCCATACATCTGCGCCTCGCCGACGGAGAGCGCCAGCGCGCCGCTGCGCAGGTTGGCGCCGAACGCTGTACGGCCGAGTTTCGACGACCCGACCGTCACCTTGGCGGCCGACAGGCGCATGTCGAGATCGGTGGTGTTGAGCGCGTTCAGATCGAACAACTGCCGGTTCCAGTCGCGCGCGCCGCTGGCGAGCAGGCGGAAGGTGGAGATGTAGGGGGTGAAGTCGAGGTTGCCCGCGGCCAGCGTCGCCTGCAGCGTCTGACGGCCGGTGTTGGCGTAGGTCATCACGCCCTCGGCGACATTGCCGTCGAGTTCGACATTGACGTTGGTCAGCGCGATCGACGAGCCGACGAGGTTGGCGCGCGCCTTCAGCGCGAAGCGGCCGAACCCGCCGGTGCCCGGCGGCGGCTGGCCCGCCCAGCGCAGCGCGTTGCGCAAGCTGGGGCTGTCGACAGTCATCGTGCCTTCCATCATCATGCTGGTGCGGTTGGCGACGGTGCCGTCGAAGGCGAGTTTCAGCGGCGCGCTGGCAAGCCGCGCCTTCAGCCCGGAGCGGTCGCCCGAGAGTGCGGCGACGAAGTCGCTGATGCTGACCGAGCCGTCGACCCGTTCGCCGCGCCAGTCGAATTGCCCGGTCGCCGCGAACGAACGCGAGATCGACGGCCACGCCAGCGAAAGGTCGATATCCCCGAGCTTCTCCGACACGCGATTGGCGGCGTCCTCATAGGCGAGCACGCCGTCCTGGATCCGGATCTCCGAGAACGACACCTGGTTCTCGGCGCCCGGCTTCATGGTCCGCGCGATGGTGTCGATGAACGGGGTCCAGTTGCTCTCGCCATTGGCGTCGCGGACCACGCTGATGTGGGGACGCAGCATCATGACGTCCGATATCTCGAACCGCCGCAGCAACAGCGGCAGGAGGCGCAGGTTGGCGGTCAGCACATCGACTGATAGCGCGGGGTCGGAGGTCGCCCCGCCCTTCAGCCCGACGTCGTGAAACGAGACATAGCTTCCCGGAAACACCGAAACCTCGATCGGGCCCTTGACGACCAGGTCGAGGCCGGTCACGGCGCGGATTTGCGCCTCGACCGCCTGGCGCAGGGCGTCGCGGTTGAGCAACCAGGACGTCGCGATCAGGCCGATCAGCGCCACGCCGAAAAAGGCCGCAACCGGCATCCCGAGGCGCTTCATTCCTTGGGCCATCGTCAATGACATATCCAGGTCTGGTTAAACCCAAGTCGGTTAAGCTGAAGTCCGGTCAAGCTGAAGTCTGGCTAAGCTGAGGCCGGGTTGATGCGGCCGGGCCGCTGTTGGATGGAGTCGGGCGGCGAGCCAACCCTCACAACTTGATAGGTTTTCTTGACGCTTTCAAGGCCGGCTTCGTTCCCTCTCCCGCTTGCGGGGGAGGGTGCCGAGCATTAGCGAGGCGGGTGGGGGCTCTCTCCGCGAGTCCCATTGCGGAGAGAGCCCCCACCCCGCCCTCCCCCGCAAGCGGGAGAGGGGGCGCACTTCCGATGCCGTTATAGAGCAATCTAATCTCCGGCCCGGCGCAAACGCCCCGTCATTGACGCACTGCGAAGATTTCGCCTAATAATCCCGGCTCATGCGGGCCGCAAGCCTCCCTCCCATCAGGTCGTATTTCATGAACAAGGTCTATCCTGACGCCAAATCGGCACTCGACGGCATCTTAAGGGACGGCATGATGATCATGTCCGGCGGTTTCGGCCTGTGCGGCATCGCCGAGGCCTTGTCGGATGCGATCCGCGACTCCGGCGTCAAGAACCTGACCGTGGTTTCCAACAATGCCGGCGTCGACGGTATCGGGTTGAGCCGGCTGCTCGAGACCCGGCAGATCAAGAAGATGATCTCGTCCTATGTCGGCGAGAACAAGCTGTTCGCCCAGCAGTTCCTCGCCGGCGAACTGGAACTCGAATTCGCGCCGCAGGGCACGCTGGCCGAGCGCATCCGCGCCGGCGGCGCCGGCATTCCGGCCTTCTACACCAAGACCGGTGTCGGCACCCTGATCGCCGAAGGCAAGGAAGTGAAGGAATTCGACGGCGAGAAATACATCATGGAGCGCGGGCTGTTCGGTGACCTCGCCATCGTCCACGCCTGGAAGGGCGATACCGCCGGCAATCTGGTCTACCGCAAGACCGCGCGCAATTTTAATCCGATGATGGCGACCGCCGCGAAAATCACCGTGGCCGAGGTCGAGCACCTGGTGCCCGCCGGCCAGATCGATCCCGATCACATTCATACGCCCGGCATCTTCGTGAAGCGCATCATTGAAGTCGGAAACGGCCTGAAACGCATCGAGCAACGCACCACGCGCAAGCGTGAGGCGGCTGCCGCCGCAACCTGAGAGGAAGTCTGATGGCCTGGACCCGCGAACAAATGGCTGCCCGCGCCGCGAAGGAATTGCGCGACGGCTTTTACGTGAACCTCGGCATCGGCATTCCGACGCTGGTTTCGAACTTCATCCCCGCCGGCGTCGACGTCTGCCTGCAGAGCGAGAACGGCATGCTCGGGATGGGGCCGTTCCCTTTCGAGGGCGAGGAAGA
The genomic region above belongs to Bradyrhizobium sediminis and contains:
- a CDS encoding AsmA family protein: MAQGMKRLGMPVAAFFGVALIGLIATSWLLNRDALRQAVEAQIRAVTGLDLVVKGPIEVSVFPGSYVSFHDVGLKGGATSDPALSVDVLTANLRLLPLLLRRFEISDVMMLRPHISVVRDANGESNWTPFIDTIARTMKPGAENQVSFSEIRIQDGVLAYEDAANRVSEKLGDIDLSLAWPSISRSFAATGQFDWRGERVDGSVSISDFVAALSGDRSGLKARLASAPLKLAFDGTVANRTSMMMEGTMTVDSPSLRNALRWAGQPPPGTGGFGRFALKARANLVGSSIALTNVNVELDGNVAEGVMTYANTGRQTLQATLAAGNLDFTPYISTFRLLASGARDWNRQLFDLNALNTTDLDMRLSAAKVTVGSSKLGRTAFGANLRSGALALSVGEAQMYGGIARGSFGISRSDAVADVKAQFQFIDVDLQACASELFGVTKLSGRGNLNVSLVASGASPFGLAQSLDGTATLTGHDGAIAGFNAEQLLKRLERRPLSGAGNFRSGSTPYDKLTIAVKFSDGIATAEDIRVEGPAARLTLTGTASVPAREYDMKGIASLVSAPNAASSFELPFVVQGPWDDPLIFPDPESLIRRSPGAAPLLDAVKDRKTRDAVRSVLERFTGGGTKPAAAPEAAAPAPAASAPAEAPKAN
- a CDS encoding CoA transferase subunit A → MNKVYPDAKSALDGILRDGMMIMSGGFGLCGIAEALSDAIRDSGVKNLTVVSNNAGVDGIGLSRLLETRQIKKMISSYVGENKLFAQQFLAGELELEFAPQGTLAERIRAGGAGIPAFYTKTGVGTLIAEGKEVKEFDGEKYIMERGLFGDLAIVHAWKGDTAGNLVYRKTARNFNPMMATAAKITVAEVEHLVPAGQIDPDHIHTPGIFVKRIIEVGNGLKRIEQRTTRKREAAAAAT